The following proteins are encoded in a genomic region of Montipora foliosa isolate CH-2021 chromosome 8, ASM3666993v2, whole genome shotgun sequence:
- the LOC137968438 gene encoding ATP-dependent DNA helicase RecQ-like → MLGDFESSLADALKLFGIQTLKNEQRECLQKLVVEKRDVLAALPTGYGKSIIYQLTLRVFDKKSTVLVVSPLESIRDQQIRKLEKVGMHAVDLSDEEALSGIGKKGKKAFREAFGRLNEMRSFLGEVPVLCITATADIGMRRRLINYLSMPNPHKVILSPNKDNIRFSVNRADKELNCLNWIVKMLEKEREHCPYGIIFCQTVNDIALVLSYLLTKLGEKAYVDGETPIAERCLIGVYYSMTPQTLKDRVKSSFESGIGRARIVIANTSLRMGVDFPSVTYVIHFDPARDLVSHLQEAGRAGRDGGTQYHCVSWKAYSTLSQGNDQSVGL, encoded by the exons ATGCTAGGAGATTTCGAGTCCTCCCTTGCAGATGCGCTTAAATTATTTGGTATTCAAACATTGAAGAACGAGCAGAGAGAGTGCTTGCAGAAATTAGTGGTAGAAAAGAGAGATGTTCTTGCAGCTCTTCCAACGGGTTATGGGAAGAGCATTATTTATCAACTAACCCTAAGAGTGTTTGACAAGAAAAGTACTGTTTTAGTTGTCAGCCCTCTGGAGTCAATTCGCGACCAGCAGATAAGAAAGTTGGAGAAGGTTGGGATGCATGCAGTAGATTTGTCAGACGAAGAAGCGCTTTC GGGTATagggaagaaaggaaaaaaagcgtTCAGGGAAGCATTTGGACGCCTCAATGAGATGCGATCATTTCTTGGGGAAGTTCCTGTCCTATGCATAACCGCAACGGCTGATATAGGAATGCGAAGACGGTTAATCAACTACCTATCAATGCCGAATCCTCATAAGGTGATCCTTAGTCCAAATAAGGACAATATTAGATTTTCTGTCAATCGAGCTGACAAAGAGCTGAATTGTCTGAATTGGATTGTGAAGATGCTGGAAAAAGAGAGGGAGCATTGTCCATATGGCATTATCTTTTGTCAGACAGTGAATGACATTGCTCTTGTACTAAGTTACCTTCTGACAAAACTTGGTGAAAAAGCCTATGTCGATGGAGAAACACCCATTGCTGAACGTTGTTTAATTGGTGTATATTATTCTATGACACCTCAAACACTCAAGGACAGAGTTAAGTCCTCTTTTGAAAGTGGTATTGGACGAGCACGAATCGTGATTgccaacacatcactgagaatGGGGGTTGACTTCCCCAGTGTTACTTACGTCATCCATTTTGATCCTGCCAGAGATCTTGTAAGTCATTTGCAGGAGGCGGGACGCGCAGGCCGTGATGGTGGCACACAATATCATTGTGTATCTTGGAAAGCATACAGCACTCTGTCACAAGGAAATGACCAAAGTGTTGGACTCTAA